The Lacrimispora xylanolytica genome has a segment encoding these proteins:
- a CDS encoding ABC transporter substrate-binding protein translates to MKKVLALSLCAAMALTGCAGAAPKGENKSTEEKKLVLSTYGLSEDISAEEVYKPFEDQFNCKIVTETGSTNERYTKLSANAESTIDVIELSQAMTAKGIEEGLFEPLDLSKIENSKNLIGTAKTMAEAGQGVAYTINSIGIMYDPEAVGFEIKSFDDLWKAELEGSIAIPDITTTFGPAMVYMASDYKNVDIKSDNGKAAFEALEELKPNLVKTYAKSSDLINMFTSGEIKAAIVGDFGVPTIQKANPNLVFVTPEVTYANFNTISITKNCKDKELAYAYINYRLSKELQEKTTKALNEAPTNNQVTVAEENAKNMTYGEVAENAKVLDYSFVNPVLSDWIDQWNRIINN, encoded by the coding sequence ATGAAAAAAGTATTAGCATTATCCTTATGTGCTGCCATGGCATTGACCGGCTGCGCAGGCGCTGCTCCAAAGGGAGAAAACAAGAGCACAGAAGAAAAGAAACTGGTTTTATCTACTTATGGGTTAAGCGAAGATATTTCTGCAGAAGAAGTATATAAGCCTTTTGAGGATCAGTTTAACTGCAAGATCGTGACTGAGACAGGAAGCACCAATGAGCGTTATACAAAGCTTTCTGCTAATGCGGAGAGCACCATTGATGTCATCGAGCTGTCTCAGGCTATGACAGCAAAGGGGATCGAAGAAGGTCTTTTTGAGCCTCTTGATTTATCTAAGATTGAAAACAGCAAAAATCTGATCGGTACAGCAAAAACCATGGCAGAGGCTGGCCAGGGTGTTGCTTACACCATCAACAGCATCGGAATCATGTACGATCCCGAAGCCGTTGGATTCGAGATTAAGAGCTTTGATGATTTATGGAAAGCAGAATTAGAAGGAAGCATTGCCATACCTGATATTACAACTACCTTTGGACCTGCTATGGTCTATATGGCAAGTGATTATAAAAATGTAGACATTAAAAGCGACAACGGAAAAGCTGCATTTGAGGCATTAGAGGAATTAAAACCAAATCTGGTTAAGACTTATGCAAAATCCTCTGACTTAATCAATATGTTTACTTCAGGAGAAATCAAAGCTGCGATTGTAGGCGATTTCGGAGTACCTACCATTCAGAAGGCAAATCCAAATCTGGTATTCGTAACACCAGAAGTGACCTATGCAAACTTTAACACCATAAGCATTACCAAAAACTGCAAGGATAAAGAACTTGCTTATGCATACATTAATTACCGTTTAAGCAAGGAATTACAGGAGAAGACAACAAAGGCATTAAACGAAGCTCCTACCAATAACCAGGTAACCGTTGCAGAAGAAAATGCGAAAAACATGACTTACGGTGAAGTTGCAGAAAATGCAAAAGTTCTTGACTATTCCTTCGTAAATCCGGTTTTAAGTGACTGGATTGACCAGTGGAACCGTATCATTAATAATTAA
- a CDS encoding ABC transporter ATP-binding protein: MAFMTLQDIDVRYDKKKQILKGLDLEVKEGELVSLLGPSGCGKTTTLRVVAGFIEPENGVFTLDGDDLTKVPVHKRNFGIVFQSYALFPHLSVYDNVAFGLKMRKLSKSEIDKKVINILEVCGLTDLKDRFPQQMSGGQRQRVALARALVIEPKLLLLDEPLSNLDAKLRINMRVEIKRIQKQLGITTLFVTHDQEECFSISDKVAVMNQGVIEQFDTPETIYHRPKTEFVARFIGFENFLPLNKQGDVYKSEAGAVFTVEGGNGDASVLGTIRPEDIRVAKEGQTENILTGTIGVRTFLGKSYQYEVETEAGKFLVSRPADEAYEEGSTVRLYLPETKLILVNR; the protein is encoded by the coding sequence ATGGCATTTATGACATTACAGGACATTGATGTCCGTTATGATAAGAAGAAACAGATTTTAAAGGGCCTTGATCTGGAAGTAAAAGAGGGAGAGCTGGTTTCTCTTTTAGGTCCCAGTGGCTGCGGCAAGACCACCACACTTCGCGTGGTTGCCGGATTTATAGAACCGGAAAACGGTGTATTTACTCTGGACGGAGACGATTTAACAAAGGTTCCCGTTCATAAGAGAAACTTTGGTATCGTGTTCCAGAGCTACGCCCTGTTCCCTCATTTAAGTGTCTATGACAATGTAGCCTTTGGTCTTAAGATGAGAAAGCTTTCAAAGTCCGAAATCGACAAAAAAGTAATAAATATTCTTGAGGTATGCGGCCTTACGGATTTAAAAGACCGATTTCCTCAGCAGATGTCCGGCGGACAAAGACAAAGGGTAGCACTTGCAAGAGCCCTTGTCATTGAACCAAAGCTGCTTTTACTGGATGAGCCATTAAGCAATCTGGACGCGAAGCTGCGTATCAATATGCGTGTGGAAATCAAGAGAATCCAGAAACAGCTAGGCATTACCACATTGTTCGTAACTCACGACCAGGAAGAATGCTTTTCCATCTCTGATAAAGTGGCGGTTATGAACCAGGGAGTGATCGAGCAGTTTGATACACCTGAAACCATCTATCACAGACCAAAAACAGAATTTGTAGCCAGATTCATTGGATTTGAAAATTTCCTTCCTTTAAATAAGCAGGGAGATGTATATAAATCAGAGGCTGGCGCAGTATTTACCGTAGAAGGTGGGAATGGAGATGCTTCCGTTCTTGGAACCATACGTCCGGAGGATATCCGGGTCGCTAAGGAAGGCCAGACTGAAAATATTCTGACAGGCACCATTGGGGTCAGAACGTTCCTTGGAAAAAGCTATCAGTACGAGGTGGAAACAGAGGCAGGCAAGTTCCTGGTAAGCCGCCCGGCAGATGAAGCCTATGAAGAGGGAAGCACCGTCCGTCTTTATCTTCCAGAGACAAAGCTGATTTTAGTAAACAGGTAA
- a CDS encoding ABC transporter permease produces MRKNRLLTAFALLVFVFMIAPLIIITVTAFGEGSAITFPIKSFSVKWFVNVFALKSFRISFLTSLQIALLATLIALLVGIPAAYALARSGMKGKGFLKSVFLSPTIVPGIVIGFVLYQFLVLTLRIPVFVGLLAGHFMVTLPYVIRVVGSSLDQFDFSVEEAAWSLGCTKTGAFFRVVLPNITSGISAAFMLAFINSFNNIPVSMFLSGPGVSTFPATLMNYIEYNYDPTVSAVSVILMAVTVLLMVIVDKTLGVAALAK; encoded by the coding sequence ATGCGTAAAAATAGACTTCTGACTGCATTTGCACTGCTGGTATTTGTATTCATGATCGCACCGCTTATCATTATTACGGTTACCGCATTTGGTGAAGGCAGCGCCATTACGTTCCCTATTAAATCCTTTTCTGTCAAATGGTTTGTTAATGTGTTCGCCTTAAAATCCTTTCGGATTTCCTTTCTCACCAGTCTTCAAATAGCCCTGCTTGCCACCTTAATCGCTCTTTTGGTGGGCATTCCTGCGGCTTATGCACTGGCAAGGTCTGGAATGAAGGGAAAAGGATTTTTAAAATCTGTGTTTTTATCCCCAACCATTGTTCCAGGAATCGTAATCGGTTTTGTTCTTTACCAGTTCCTTGTACTGACCTTACGGATTCCAGTCTTTGTAGGACTTTTAGCCGGACACTTTATGGTGACACTTCCATACGTAATCCGAGTGGTTGGTTCCAGTCTGGATCAATTTGATTTTTCTGTGGAAGAGGCGGCCTGGAGCTTGGGCTGCACAAAAACCGGTGCTTTTTTTAGGGTAGTTCTGCCAAATATAACGTCTGGAATTTCGGCTGCTTTTATGCTGGCCTTTATCAACTCATTTAACAACATTCCGGTTTCCATGTTTCTTTCAGGTCCAGGAGTTTCTACCTTTCCGGCGACCCTTATGAACTACATTGAATACAATTATGACCCTACCGTGTCAGCTGTTTCCGTTATTTTAATGGCAGTCACCGTACTTCTCATGGTAATCGTTGATAAAACACTTGGCGTTGCAGCATTGGCAAAATAG